A genomic region of Zalophus californianus isolate mZalCal1 chromosome 11, mZalCal1.pri.v2, whole genome shotgun sequence contains the following coding sequences:
- the FLRT1 gene encoding leucine-rich repeat transmembrane protein FLRT1 codes for MVVAYPTAAAATTPAATVTATVVMTTATMDLRDWLFLCYGLIAFLTEVIDSTTCPSVCRCDNSFIYCNDRGLTSIPADIPDDATTLYLQNNRINNAGIPQDLKTKVNVQVIYLYENDLDEFPVNLPRSLRELHLQDNNVRTIARDSLARIPLLEKLHLDDNSVSTVSIEEDAFADSKQLKLLFLSRNHLSSIPSGLPRTLEELRLDDNRISTIPLHAFKGLNSLRRLVLDGNLLANQRIADDTFSRLQNLTELSLVRNSLAAPPLNLPSAHLQKLYLQDNAISHIPYNTLAKMRELERLDLSNNNLTTLPRGLFDDLENLAQLLLRNNPWFCGCNLMWLRDWVKARAAVVNVRGLMCQGPEKVRGMAIKDITSEMDECFETGSQGGASDAAAKTTASNHASATTPQGSLFTLKAKRPGLRLPDSSLDYPMATGDGAKTLVIHVKPLTADSIRITWKATLPASSFRLSWLRLGHSPAVGSITETLVQGDKTEYLLTALEPKSTYIICMVTMETGNTYVADETPVCAKAETADSYSPTTTLNQEQSADPMGGLPLAGIIGGAVALVFLFLVLGAICWYVHRAGELLTRDRAYNRGNRKKDDYMESGTKKDNSILEIRGPGLQMLPINPYHAKEEYVVHTIFPSNGSSLCKGTHTIGYGTTRGYRDGGIPDIDYTYT; via the coding sequence ATGGTGGTGGCATACCCCactgccgccgccgccaccacacCTGCTGCCACCGTCACGGCCACCGTCGTGATGACCACGGCCACCATGGACCTGCGGGACTGGCTTTTCCTCTGCTACGGGCTCATTGCCTTCCTGACGGAGGTCATCGACAGCACCACCTGTCCCTCGGTATGCCGCTGTGACAACAGCTTCATCTACTGCAATGACCGGGGACTCACCTCCATCCCCGCTGACATCCCTGATGACGCCACCACCCTCTACCTGCAGAACAACCGGATCAACAACGCCGGCATCCCCCAGGACCTCAAGACCAAGGTCAACGTGCAGGTCATCTACCTGTACGAGAACGACCTGGACGAGTTCCCGGTCAACCTGCCCCGCTCCCTGCGGGAGCTCCACCTGCAGGACAACAACGTGCGCACCATCGCCAGGGACTCGCTGGCCCGCATCCCGCTGCTGGAGAAGCTGCACCTGGACGACAACTCCGTGTCCACCGTCAGCATCGAGGAGGACGCCTTTGCCGACAGCAAGCAGCTCAAGCTGCTCTTCCTGAGCCGGAACCACCTGAGCAGCATCCCCTCGGGGCTGCCCCGCACGCTGGAGGAGCTGCGGCTGGATGACAACCGCATCTCCACCATCCCGCTGCACGCCTTCAAGGGCCTCAACAGCCTCCGGCGCCTCGTGCTCGACGGCAACCTGCTAGCCAACCAGCGCATCGCTGATGACACGTTCAGCCGCCTGCAGAACCTCACCGAGCTCTCGCTGGTGCGCAACTCCCTGGCTGCCCCGCCCCTCAACCTGCCCAGCGCCCACCTGCAGAAGCTGTACCTGCAGGACAATGCCATCAGCCACATCCCCTACAACACGCTGGCCAAGATGCGCGAACTGGAGCGCCTGGACCTGTCCAACAACAACCTCACCACGCTGCCCCGCGGTCTGTTCGACGACCTGGAGAACCTGGCCCAGCTCCTGCTGCGCAACAACCCCTGGTTCTGCGGCTGTAACCTTATGTGGCTGCGCGACTGGGTGAAGGCGCGGGCGGCCGTGGTCAATGTGCGGGGCCTCATGTGCCAGGGTCCCGAGAAGGTCCGGGGCATGGCCATCAAGGACATCACCAGCGAGATGGACGAGTGCTTTGAGACGGGCTCACAGGGAGGCGCGTCCGACGCTGCTGCCAAGACCACGGCCAGCAACCATGCCTCTGCCACCACACCCCAGGGCTCACTCTTCACCCTCAAGGCCAAGAGGCCGGGGCTGCGCCTCCCTGACTCCAGCCTCGACTACCCCATGGCCACGGGCGATGGCGCCAAGACCCTGGTCATCCACGTGAAGCCCCTGACGGCGGACTCGATCCGCATCACATGGAAGGCCACGCTCCCCGCCTCCTCTTTCCGGCTCAGCTGGCTACGCCTGGGCCACAGCCCAGCCGTGGGCTCCATCACAGAGACACTGGTGCAGGGGGACAAGACGGAGTACCTGCTGACGGCTTTGGAGCCCAAGTCCACCTATATCATCTGCATGGTCACCATGGAGACTGGCAACACTTACGTGGCCGACGAGACGCCCGTGTGCGCCAAGGCCGAGACGGCAGACAGCTACAGCCCCACCACCACACTTAACCAGGAGCAGAGCGCAGACCCCATGGGGGGCCTGCCCCTGGCGGGCATCATCGGTGGTGCCGTGGCCCTCGTCTTCCTCTTCCTGGTCCTGGGGGCCATCTGCTGGTACGTGCACCGGGCCGGTGAGCTGCTGACCCGGGACCGGGCCTACAATCGGGGCAATCGGAAAAAGGACGACTACATGGAGTCCGGGACCAAGAAGGATAACTCCATCCTGGAAATCCGAGGCCCTGGGCTGCAGATGTTGCCCATCAACCCTTACCACGCCAAAGAGGAGTACGTGGTCCACACCATCTTCCCCTCCAATGGCAGCAGCCTCTGTAAGGGCACGCACACCATTGGTTACGGCACCACACGGGGCTACCGGGATGGTGGCATCCCCGACATAGACTACACCTACACATGA